A window of Citrus sinensis cultivar Valencia sweet orange chromosome 7, DVS_A1.0, whole genome shotgun sequence contains these coding sequences:
- the LOC102630575 gene encoding putative pentatricopeptide repeat-containing protein At1g16830 isoform X2 — MLWRCKRSLFYTAQRTQILKTIISFKSIHQISSPKQRDYFHDVQSFDHMISVVTRLTGRFETVRGIVGELARVGCVIKAQTFLLFLRIYWRGEMYGMVLEAFDEMGRFGFTPNTFARNIVMDVLFKIGRVDLGIKVLKETQLPNFLSFNIALCNLCKLNDVSNVKDVIGMMVRKGFYPNVRMFEILLNCFCKMGRIAEAYQLLGLMITLGTSLSVNAWTVLIDGFRRLRRLDMAGYLWEKMVQNGCSPNVVTYTSLIKGFMEAKMFSIAFSFLDMLESEGHAPDLVFHNVLIDCLSKMGSYDDALDVYDGLLELKLVPDSYTFCSLLSTVCLSGRFSLLPKLVCGLEVEADLVVYNALLSYFCKAGFPNQAVKLYNTMLDKGFTPDNYSFVGLLRGLCGARKIDEAINVYQGIVMNNPAVNAHVHTAIVDRLIEVGRCHKAIQLFRRAIVEKYPLDVVSYTVAIRGLLEGGRTEEAYILYSQMKHIAVPPNAYTYRVMLLSFCKERNIKMVKWLLQDVIDARIELDYHTSIRLTKFIFKFHSSSSAVNQLVEMCNLGLIPDEMWRKLGLLSDETMTPVSLFDGFVPCERRAGNANHLLLNGGVGR, encoded by the exons ATGCTATGGAGATGCAAACGGAGCTTGTTTTACACAGCACAAAGGACCCAAATCTTGAAAACGATAATATCCTTCAAGTCAATTCACCAAATTTCATCACCAAAG CAACGTGATTACTTTCATGATGTTCAATCATTTGATCATATGATTAGTGTGGTTACTCGTTTGACTGGAAGGTTTGAGACTGTGAGAGGAATTGTGGGTGAATTGGCGCGTGTCGGGTGTGTTATAAAGGCACAAACTTTCTTGCTTTTTTTGAGGATTTATTGGCGTGGGGAAATGTATGGGATGGTTTTGGAGGCTTTTGATGAAATGGGTAGGTTTGGTTTTACGCCTAACACATTTGCGCGTAATATTGTTATGGATGTATTATTCAAGATTGGACGTGTTGACCTTGGTATTAAGGTTCTGAAGGAGACCCAGTTGCCGAATTTCTTGAGTTTTAACATTGCATTGTGTAATTTATGCAAGTTAAATGATGTTAGTAATGTTAAGGATGTCATTGGGATGATGGTTAGGAAGGGCTTTTATCCTAATGTCAGGATGTTTGAGATACTTTTAAATTGTTTCTGCAAAATGGGTAGGATCGCTGAAGCGTACCAACTGTTAGGTCTAATGATTACTTTGGGAACTTCGTTGTCTGTGAATGCTTGGACTGTACTCATTGATGGGTTTCGCCGGTTGAGAAGACTTGATATGGCAGGTTATTTATGGGAAAAGATGGTTCAGAATGGTTGTTCTCCGAATGTTGTAACATATACATCTTTAATTAAGGGATTCATGGAAGCCAAAATGTTCAGCATTGCATTTAGTTTTTTAGATATGCTGGAATCTGAAGGGCATGCTCCTGACTTGGTGTTTCATAATGTTTTAATAGATTGCTTATCTAAGATGGGAAGCTATGATGATGCACTTGATGTTTATGATGgtttgttagaactgaagttaGTTCCCGATTCTTATACATTTTGTTCTTTACTGTCTACTGTATGTTTGTCTGGAAGATTCTCTCTTTTACCCAAGTTAGTTTGTGGACTTGAGGTGGAAGCAGATCTAGTAGTCTATAATGCACTTTTAAGTTACTTTTGTAAGGCTGGTTTCCCGAATCAGGCCGTCAAGTTATATAATACTATGCTGGATAAAGGTTTCACGCCAGATAATTACAGCTTTGTTGGATTACTTCGTGGACTATGCGGAGCAAGAAAGATTGATGAAGCAATTAATGTGTACCAGGGGATAGTCATGAATAATCCGGCTGTTAATGCTCATGTCCATACTGCAATTGTGGATAGACTTATAGAAGTTGGCAGATGCCACAAGGCCATCCAATTGTTTAGGAGAGCCATCGTAGAGAAATACCCACTAGATGTTGTATCATACACAGTTGCTATTCGTGGACTTCTCGAGGGTGGAAGGACTGAAGAAGCATATATCTTGTATAGTCAGATGAAGCACATTGCTGTACCTCCCAATGCCTACACATATAGAGTAATGCTCCTTAGTTTCTGTAAGGAACGGAATATTAAGATGGTTAAATGGCTATTGCAAGATGTCATTGATGCAAGGATTGAACTGGACTACCATACATCCATCAGGCTAactaaatttatattcaagtttcaTTCATCTTCTTCGGCAGTAAATCAGTTAGTTGAAATGTGTAATTTGGGGTTGATACCTGATGAAATGTGGAGGAAGTTGGGGTTGTTATCTGATGAGACGATGACGCCTGTGTCACTGTTCGATGGATTTGTCCCTTGTGAAAGAAGAGCAGGCAATGCAAATCATTTATTGTTGAATGGTGGTGTTGGAAGATAA
- the LOC102630575 gene encoding putative pentatricopeptide repeat-containing protein At1g16830 isoform X1 → MLWRCKRSLFYTAQRTQILKTIISFKSIHQISSPKVCATTHQDFPIILAPHIVHSTLLNCPSDLIALSFFIWCAKQRDYFHDVQSFDHMISVVTRLTGRFETVRGIVGELARVGCVIKAQTFLLFLRIYWRGEMYGMVLEAFDEMGRFGFTPNTFARNIVMDVLFKIGRVDLGIKVLKETQLPNFLSFNIALCNLCKLNDVSNVKDVIGMMVRKGFYPNVRMFEILLNCFCKMGRIAEAYQLLGLMITLGTSLSVNAWTVLIDGFRRLRRLDMAGYLWEKMVQNGCSPNVVTYTSLIKGFMEAKMFSIAFSFLDMLESEGHAPDLVFHNVLIDCLSKMGSYDDALDVYDGLLELKLVPDSYTFCSLLSTVCLSGRFSLLPKLVCGLEVEADLVVYNALLSYFCKAGFPNQAVKLYNTMLDKGFTPDNYSFVGLLRGLCGARKIDEAINVYQGIVMNNPAVNAHVHTAIVDRLIEVGRCHKAIQLFRRAIVEKYPLDVVSYTVAIRGLLEGGRTEEAYILYSQMKHIAVPPNAYTYRVMLLSFCKERNIKMVKWLLQDVIDARIELDYHTSIRLTKFIFKFHSSSSAVNQLVEMCNLGLIPDEMWRKLGLLSDETMTPVSLFDGFVPCERRAGNANHLLLNGGVGR, encoded by the coding sequence ATGCTATGGAGATGCAAACGGAGCTTGTTTTACACAGCACAAAGGACCCAAATCTTGAAAACGATAATATCCTTCAAGTCAATTCACCAAATTTCATCACCAAAGGTATGTGCAACAACACATCAGGATTTTCCTATCATTCTTGCTCCTCATATTGTGCACTCAACTTTATTGAACTGCCCTTCTGATTTGATTGCTTTGAGTTTTTTCATTTGGTGTGCAAAGCAACGTGATTACTTTCATGATGTTCAATCATTTGATCATATGATTAGTGTGGTTACTCGTTTGACTGGAAGGTTTGAGACTGTGAGAGGAATTGTGGGTGAATTGGCGCGTGTCGGGTGTGTTATAAAGGCACAAACTTTCTTGCTTTTTTTGAGGATTTATTGGCGTGGGGAAATGTATGGGATGGTTTTGGAGGCTTTTGATGAAATGGGTAGGTTTGGTTTTACGCCTAACACATTTGCGCGTAATATTGTTATGGATGTATTATTCAAGATTGGACGTGTTGACCTTGGTATTAAGGTTCTGAAGGAGACCCAGTTGCCGAATTTCTTGAGTTTTAACATTGCATTGTGTAATTTATGCAAGTTAAATGATGTTAGTAATGTTAAGGATGTCATTGGGATGATGGTTAGGAAGGGCTTTTATCCTAATGTCAGGATGTTTGAGATACTTTTAAATTGTTTCTGCAAAATGGGTAGGATCGCTGAAGCGTACCAACTGTTAGGTCTAATGATTACTTTGGGAACTTCGTTGTCTGTGAATGCTTGGACTGTACTCATTGATGGGTTTCGCCGGTTGAGAAGACTTGATATGGCAGGTTATTTATGGGAAAAGATGGTTCAGAATGGTTGTTCTCCGAATGTTGTAACATATACATCTTTAATTAAGGGATTCATGGAAGCCAAAATGTTCAGCATTGCATTTAGTTTTTTAGATATGCTGGAATCTGAAGGGCATGCTCCTGACTTGGTGTTTCATAATGTTTTAATAGATTGCTTATCTAAGATGGGAAGCTATGATGATGCACTTGATGTTTATGATGgtttgttagaactgaagttaGTTCCCGATTCTTATACATTTTGTTCTTTACTGTCTACTGTATGTTTGTCTGGAAGATTCTCTCTTTTACCCAAGTTAGTTTGTGGACTTGAGGTGGAAGCAGATCTAGTAGTCTATAATGCACTTTTAAGTTACTTTTGTAAGGCTGGTTTCCCGAATCAGGCCGTCAAGTTATATAATACTATGCTGGATAAAGGTTTCACGCCAGATAATTACAGCTTTGTTGGATTACTTCGTGGACTATGCGGAGCAAGAAAGATTGATGAAGCAATTAATGTGTACCAGGGGATAGTCATGAATAATCCGGCTGTTAATGCTCATGTCCATACTGCAATTGTGGATAGACTTATAGAAGTTGGCAGATGCCACAAGGCCATCCAATTGTTTAGGAGAGCCATCGTAGAGAAATACCCACTAGATGTTGTATCATACACAGTTGCTATTCGTGGACTTCTCGAGGGTGGAAGGACTGAAGAAGCATATATCTTGTATAGTCAGATGAAGCACATTGCTGTACCTCCCAATGCCTACACATATAGAGTAATGCTCCTTAGTTTCTGTAAGGAACGGAATATTAAGATGGTTAAATGGCTATTGCAAGATGTCATTGATGCAAGGATTGAACTGGACTACCATACATCCATCAGGCTAactaaatttatattcaagtttcaTTCATCTTCTTCGGCAGTAAATCAGTTAGTTGAAATGTGTAATTTGGGGTTGATACCTGATGAAATGTGGAGGAAGTTGGGGTTGTTATCTGATGAGACGATGACGCCTGTGTCACTGTTCGATGGATTTGTCCCTTGTGAAAGAAGAGCAGGCAATGCAAATCATTTATTGTTGAATGGTGGTGTTGGAAGATAA
- the LOC102630575 gene encoding putative pentatricopeptide repeat-containing protein At1g16830 isoform X3, producing MYGMVLEAFDEMGRFGFTPNTFARNIVMDVLFKIGRVDLGIKVLKETQLPNFLSFNIALCNLCKLNDVSNVKDVIGMMVRKGFYPNVRMFEILLNCFCKMGRIAEAYQLLGLMITLGTSLSVNAWTVLIDGFRRLRRLDMAGYLWEKMVQNGCSPNVVTYTSLIKGFMEAKMFSIAFSFLDMLESEGHAPDLVFHNVLIDCLSKMGSYDDALDVYDGLLELKLVPDSYTFCSLLSTVCLSGRFSLLPKLVCGLEVEADLVVYNALLSYFCKAGFPNQAVKLYNTMLDKGFTPDNYSFVGLLRGLCGARKIDEAINVYQGIVMNNPAVNAHVHTAIVDRLIEVGRCHKAIQLFRRAIVEKYPLDVVSYTVAIRGLLEGGRTEEAYILYSQMKHIAVPPNAYTYRVMLLSFCKERNIKMVKWLLQDVIDARIELDYHTSIRLTKFIFKFHSSSSAVNQLVEMCNLGLIPDEMWRKLGLLSDETMTPVSLFDGFVPCERRAGNANHLLLNGGVGR from the coding sequence ATGTATGGGATGGTTTTGGAGGCTTTTGATGAAATGGGTAGGTTTGGTTTTACGCCTAACACATTTGCGCGTAATATTGTTATGGATGTATTATTCAAGATTGGACGTGTTGACCTTGGTATTAAGGTTCTGAAGGAGACCCAGTTGCCGAATTTCTTGAGTTTTAACATTGCATTGTGTAATTTATGCAAGTTAAATGATGTTAGTAATGTTAAGGATGTCATTGGGATGATGGTTAGGAAGGGCTTTTATCCTAATGTCAGGATGTTTGAGATACTTTTAAATTGTTTCTGCAAAATGGGTAGGATCGCTGAAGCGTACCAACTGTTAGGTCTAATGATTACTTTGGGAACTTCGTTGTCTGTGAATGCTTGGACTGTACTCATTGATGGGTTTCGCCGGTTGAGAAGACTTGATATGGCAGGTTATTTATGGGAAAAGATGGTTCAGAATGGTTGTTCTCCGAATGTTGTAACATATACATCTTTAATTAAGGGATTCATGGAAGCCAAAATGTTCAGCATTGCATTTAGTTTTTTAGATATGCTGGAATCTGAAGGGCATGCTCCTGACTTGGTGTTTCATAATGTTTTAATAGATTGCTTATCTAAGATGGGAAGCTATGATGATGCACTTGATGTTTATGATGgtttgttagaactgaagttaGTTCCCGATTCTTATACATTTTGTTCTTTACTGTCTACTGTATGTTTGTCTGGAAGATTCTCTCTTTTACCCAAGTTAGTTTGTGGACTTGAGGTGGAAGCAGATCTAGTAGTCTATAATGCACTTTTAAGTTACTTTTGTAAGGCTGGTTTCCCGAATCAGGCCGTCAAGTTATATAATACTATGCTGGATAAAGGTTTCACGCCAGATAATTACAGCTTTGTTGGATTACTTCGTGGACTATGCGGAGCAAGAAAGATTGATGAAGCAATTAATGTGTACCAGGGGATAGTCATGAATAATCCGGCTGTTAATGCTCATGTCCATACTGCAATTGTGGATAGACTTATAGAAGTTGGCAGATGCCACAAGGCCATCCAATTGTTTAGGAGAGCCATCGTAGAGAAATACCCACTAGATGTTGTATCATACACAGTTGCTATTCGTGGACTTCTCGAGGGTGGAAGGACTGAAGAAGCATATATCTTGTATAGTCAGATGAAGCACATTGCTGTACCTCCCAATGCCTACACATATAGAGTAATGCTCCTTAGTTTCTGTAAGGAACGGAATATTAAGATGGTTAAATGGCTATTGCAAGATGTCATTGATGCAAGGATTGAACTGGACTACCATACATCCATCAGGCTAactaaatttatattcaagtttcaTTCATCTTCTTCGGCAGTAAATCAGTTAGTTGAAATGTGTAATTTGGGGTTGATACCTGATGAAATGTGGAGGAAGTTGGGGTTGTTATCTGATGAGACGATGACGCCTGTGTCACTGTTCGATGGATTTGTCCCTTGTGAAAGAAGAGCAGGCAATGCAAATCATTTATTGTTGAATGGTGGTGTTGGAAGATAA
- the LOC102631279 gene encoding 7-dehydrocholesterol reductase: MAAATESKTVHSAAVTYVSMISLLTLCPPFVILLWYTMVHADGSVIKSWDYLRQNGLQGFIDIWPRPTAVAWKLIACFGAFEAALQLLLPGKRVEGPISPTGHRPVYKANGVAAYAVTLITYLSLWWFGIFNPTIVYDHLGEIYSALIFGSFIFCIFLYIKGHLAPSSTDSGSCGNIIIDFYWGMELYPRIGKNFDIKVFTNCRFGMMSWAVLAVTYCIKQYEANAKVEDSMLVNTILMLIYVTKFFLWEAGYWSTMDIAHDRAGFYICWGCLVWVPSVYTSPGMYLVNHPVHLGTQLALFILAAGILCIYINYDCDRQRQEFRRTNGRCLVWGKAPSKIVASYTTSSGETKQSLLLTSGWWGLARHFHYVPEILAAFFWTVPALFNHFLPYFYVIFLTILLFDRAKRDDDRCRSKYGKYWKIYCQKVPYRIIPGIY, from the exons atggCAGCAGCCACAGAATCAAAGACTGTTCATTCAGCAGCAGTCACCTATGTTTCCATGATTTCACTCCTCACTCTCTGCCCTCCTTTTGTCATTTTGCT ATGGTATACAATGGTACATGCTGATGGGTCTGTTATCAAATCATGGGACTACTTGCGGCAAAATGGGCTGCAGGGGTTTATAGATATATGGCCAAGACCTACTGCTGTTGCTTGGAAATTAATTGCTTGTTTCGGAGCATTTGAGGCTGCACTTCAGCTTCTTCTTCCTGGCAAAAGGGTTGAGGGTCCGATTTCTCCTACTGGGCATCGCCCAGTTTACAAG GCAAATGGTGTGGCCGCATATGCAGTTACGTTAATTACCTATCTAAGCCTTTGGTG GTTTGGAATATTCAACCCCACCATTGTTTATGATCATCTGGGAGAAATATATTCGGCACTTATTTTTGGAAGCTTCatcttttgtattttcttatatattaaa GGTCACTTGGCCCCATCTTCCACTGATTCTGGTTCATGTGGAAACATAATAATTGACTTCTACTGG GGTATGGAGCTGTATCCTCGAATTGGCAAGAACTTTGACATCAAAGTATTCACAAACTGCAGATTTGGGATGATGTCTTGGGCTGTTCTCGCTGTCACTTATTGTATTAAGCAG TATGAAGCAAATGCAAAAGTCGAAGATTCCATGCTTGTAAATACTATATTGATGCTGATTTATGTTACAAAATTCTTCTTGTGGGAAGCTGGTTACTGGAGCACAATGGACATTGCTCATGATCGAG CTGGGTTTTATATTTGTTGGGGATGCTTGGTATGGGTTCCTTCTGTGTATACATCTCCTGGCATGTACCTAGTTAACCATCCTGTGCATCTTGGCACTCAG CTTGCACTTTTTATTCTAGCGGCAGGCATTCTTTGCATATACATTAATTATGATTGCGACAGGCAAAGGCAAGAATTTCGTAGAACAAATGGCAGATGCCTGGTTTGGGGCAAAGCACCATCAAAG ATTGTTGCTTCATACACAACATCATCTGGggaaacaaaacaaagccTTCTTTTAACCTCAGGCTG GTGGGGTTTGGCCCGTCATTTCCATTATGTACCTGAAATATTGGCTGCGTTTTTTTGGACTGTTCCAGCTCTTTTTAATCAT TTTCTACCATACTTCTACGTTATATTTCTTACGATCCTTCTTTTCGACCGAGCTAAAAGAGACGATGATAGATGTCGATCCAA ATACGGGAAATACTGGAAAATATACTGCCAGAAGGTTCCCTACCGGATCATTCCTGGAATCTACTGA
- the LOC102606678 gene encoding uncharacterized protein LOC102606678, whose translation MSAYDNVVGGKLKLKGKALDVKAGGMKKKKKHKKNHDQIAQVIEDDLSAGGSTEVLADPDEKETNDATKEIGEEKPAPYDDNLTPAERRYIEQRQKLDVNRLAKEANKSHRDRIQDFNQYLANMSEHYDIPKVGPG comes from the exons ATGTCAGCGTATGATAATGTCGTTGGTGGCAAGCTGAAGCTTAAGGGAAAAGCTTTGGATGTGAAGGCTGGTgggatgaagaagaaaaagaaacataagAAGAATCATGATCAAATTGCTCAAGTTATAGAAGATGACCTTTCAGCAG GTGGAAGCACAGAAGTATTAGCTGATCCTGATGAGAAAGAGACAAATGATGCTACCAAAGAAATTGGGGAAGAGAAGCCTGCTCCTTATGATGACAATCTCACGCCGGCTGAGAGACGATACATTGAGCAGAGACAGAAACTTGATGTTAACAGGTTGGCAAAAGAAGCTAATAAATCTCACCGCGATAGGATTCAAGATTTCAACCAGTATTTGGCAAACATGAGCGAGCATTATGACATCCCCAAAGTTGGCCCTGGTTAA
- the LOC107176527 gene encoding AAA-ATPase At3g50940-like, producing the protein MSEAKAVLSIAASLAASAMLIGSIANDFLPTEVQDYWYSSLHFVSQYLSSRITIVIKEFLGLIINQVFEATHLYLGDRTTTSSAKRLRVGKSEKEKTFRTTLDRNEEMVDVFEDVTLKWKLICTQVPLSVEYINPDLEDHNASLRSEVRHYELSFHKKHTDTVLNLYLPHVLKKAKAVKEDCNTVKLYTVLRNCWDANNVVLKHAMTFKDLALDSELKKMIIKDLDIFRNGKEYYRRVGRVWKRGYLLFGPPGTGKSNLIAFMANHLKFDIYHLDLTDIQFSSDLQFLLLTMPSRSR; encoded by the coding sequence ATGTCCGAAGCAAAAGCAGTTTTGTCAATAGCAGCTTCACTTGCTGCCTCTGCAATGCTTATCGGGAGTATTGCTAATGATTTTTTGCCCACCGAAGTTCAAGACTACTGGTATTCCAGCCTCCATTTTGTTTCCCAATATCTTTCTTCACGCATCACCATTGTTATCAAAGAATTTCTGGGATTGATCATAAACCAAGTATTTGAAGCAACACATTTATACCTAGGTGACAGAACAACCACAAGCTCAGCTAAAAGACTCAGGGTGGGGAAgagtgagaaagaaaagactTTCCGGACAACTCTCGATCGAAATGAAGAAATGGTTGATGTTTTCGAAGATGTAACACTGAAATGGAAGCTAATCTGCACACAAGTTCCGCTGTCAGTTGAGTACATAAATCCGGACTTGGAAGATCACAATGCGTCTCTGCGGTCAGAAGTTAGACATTACGAGTTAAGTTTTCACAAGAAACACACAGATACAGTCCTCAATTTGTACTTGCCCCATGTTTTGAAAAAGGCAAAGGCAGTCAAAGAAGATTGCAATACGGTTAAGCTTTACACAGTTTTGCGTAACTGTTGGGATGCAAATAATGTTGTTCTTAAGCATGCAATGACTTTCAAGGACCTTGCTCTTGATTCAGAACTGAAGAAAATGATCATCAAAGATTTAGACATCTTTAGGAATGGCAAAGAATACTACAGAAGAGTTGGGAGAGTTTGGAAACGCGGGTACTTGCTATTTGGTCCTCCAGGCACAGGCAAGTCGAACTTGATTGCTTTTATGGCTAATCACTTGAAATTTGATATCTATCACTTGGATTTAACAGATATTCAATTCAGTTCTGACCTTCAATTTCTGCTGCTTACAATGCCAAGTCGGTCAAGATAA